A part of Saimiri boliviensis isolate mSaiBol1 chromosome 11, mSaiBol1.pri, whole genome shotgun sequence genomic DNA contains:
- the PTCH2 gene encoding protein patched homolog 2 isoform X4 — protein sequence MTRSPPLRELPPSYTPPARTAAPQILAGSLKAPLWLRAYFQGLLFSLGFGIQRHCGKVLFLGLLAFGALALGLRVAIIETNLEQLWVEVGSRVSQELHYTKEKLGEEAAYTSQMLIQTSRQEGENILTPEALGLHLQAALTASKVQVSLYGKSWDLNKICYKSGVPLIENGMIERMIEKLFPCVILTPLDCFWEGAKLQGGSAYLPGRPDIQWTNLDPEQLLEELGPFASLEGFRELLDKAQVGQAYVGRPCLHPDDLHCPPSAPNHHSRQVPNVADELSGGCHGFSHKFMHWQEELLLGGTARNPQGQLLRAEALQSTFLLMSPRQLYEHFRGDYQTHDIGWSEEQAGTVLQAWQRRFVQLAQEALPENASQQIHAFSSTTLDDILHAFSEVSAARVVGGYLLMLAYACVTMLRWDCAQSQGAVGLAGVLLVALAVASGLGLCALLGITFNAATTQVLPFLALGIGVDHVFLLAHAFTEALPGTRLQDQMGECLQRTGTSVVLTSINNMAAFLMAALVPIPALRAFSLQAAIVVGCTFVAVMLVFPAILSLDLRRRHCQRLDVLCCFSSPCSARVIQILPQELGDRTVPVGITHLTATVQAFTHCEASSQHVVTILPPQAHLVPPPSDPLGSELFSPGGSTRDLLGQEEEPKQKAACRSLPCARWNLTHFARYQFAPLLLQSQVKAIVLVLFGTLLGLSLYGATLVQDGLALTDVVPRGTKEHAFLSAQLRYFSLYEVALVTQGGFDYAHSQRALFDLHQRFSSLKAVLPPPATQEPRTWLHYYRNWLQGIQAAFDQDWASGRITRHSYRNGSEDGALAYKLLIQTGDSQEPLDFSQLTTRKLVDREGLIPPELFYVGLTVWVSSDPLGLAASQANFYPPPPEWLHDKYDTTGENLRIPPAQPLEFAQFPFLLRGLRKTADFVEAIEGARAACAEAGQAGVNAYPSGSPFLFWEQYLGLRRCFLLAICILLVCTFLVCALLLLNPWTAGLIVLVLAMMTVELFGIMGFLGIKLSAIPVVILVASVGIGIEFTVHVALGFLTTQGSRNLRAARALEHTFAPVTDGAISTLLGLLMLAGSNFDFIVRYFFVVLTVLTLLGLLHGLVLLPVLLSILGPPPEVIQMYKESPEVLSPPAPQGGGLRWGAAPSLPQSFARVTTSMTVAIHPPPLPGAYIHPASDEPPWSPAATSSGNLSSRGPGPATG from the exons ATGACTCGGTCGCCGCCCCTCAGAGAGCTGCCTCCGAGTTACACACCCCCAGCTCGAACCGCAGCACCTCAG ATCCTAGCTGGGAGCCTAAAGGCTCCACTCTGGCTTCGTGCTTACTTCCAGGGCCTGCTCTTCTCTCTGGGCTTTGGGATCCAGAGACACTGTGGCAAAGTGCTCTTTCTGGGACTGTTGGCCTTTGGGGCCCTGGCATTAGGTCTTCGCGTGGCTATTATTGAGACAAACCTGGAACAGCTCTGGGTAGAAG TGGGCAGCCGGGTGAGCCAGGAGCTGCATTACACCAAGGAGAAGCTGGGGGAGGAGGCTGCATACACCTCTCAGATGCTGATACAGACCTCACGCCAGGAGGGAGAGAACATCCTCACGCCTGAAGCGCttggcctccacctccaggcaGCCCTCACTGCCAGTAAAGTCCAAGTATCACTCTATGGGAA GTCCTGGGATTTGAACAAAATCTGCTATAAGTCAGGAGTTCCCCTTATTGAAAATGGAATGATTGAGCGG ATGATTGAGAAGCTGTTTCCGTGCGTGATCCTCACACCCCTCGACTGCTTCTGGGAGGGAGCCAAACTCCAAGGGGGCTCCGCCTACCTGCC TGGCCGCCCGGATATCCAGTGGACCAACCTGGATCCAGAGCAGCTGCTGGAGGAGCTGGGTCCCTTTGCCTCCCTTGAGGGCTTCCGGGAGCTGCTAGACAAGGCACAGGTGGGCCAGGCCTACGTGGGGCGGCCCTGTCTGCACCCTGACGACCTCCACTGCCCACCTAGTGCCCCCAACCATCACAGCAGGCAG GTTCCCAATGTGGCTGACGAGCTGAGCGGGGGCTGCCATGGCTTCTCCCACAAATTCATGCACTGGCAGGAGGAATTGCTGCTGGGAGGCACGGCCAGAAACCCCCAAGGGCAGCTGCTGAG GGCAGAGGCCCTGCAGAGCACCTTCTTGCTGATGAGTCCACGCCAGCTGTATGAGCATTTCCGGGGTGACTATCAGACGCATGACATAGGCTGGAGTGAGGAACAGGCTGGCACAGTGCTACAAGCCTGGCAGCGGCGCTTTGTGCAG CTGGCCCAGGAGGCCCTGCCTGAGAACGCTTCCCAGCAGATCCACGCCTTCTCCTCCACCACCTTGGATGACATCCTGCATGCATTCTCTGAAGTCAGTGCTGCCCGTGTGGTGGGAGGCTACCTGCTCATG CTGGCCTATGCCTGTGTGACCATGCTGCGGTGGGACTGTGCCCAGTCCCAGGGTGCCGTGGGCCTCGCTGGGGTGCTGCTGGTGGCCCTGGCAGTGGCCTCAGGCCTTGGGCTCTGTGCCCTGCTCGGCATCACCTTCAATGCTGCCACTACCCAG GTGCTGCCCTTCCTGGCTCTGGGAATTGGCGTGGATCACGTATTCCTGCTGGCACACGCCTTCACAGAGGCTCTGCCTGGCACCCGTCTCCAG GACCAAATGGGCGAGTGTCTGCAGCGCACGGGCACCAGTGTGGTCCTCACATCCATCAACAACATGGCCGCCTTCCTCATGGCTGCCCTCGTTCCCATCCCTGCACTGCGAGCCTTCTCCCTGCAG GCGGCCATAGTGGTTGGCTGCACCTTTGTAGCCGTGATGCTTGTCTTCCCAGCCATCCTCAGCCTGGACCTACGGCGGCGCCACTGCCAGCGCCTGGATGTGCTCTGCTGCTTCTCCAG TCCCTGCTCTGCTCGGGTGATTCAGATCCTTCCCCAGGAGCTGGGGGACAGGACAGTACCAGTGGGCATTACCCACCTGACGGCCACAGTTCAAGCCTTTACCCACTGTGAAGCCAGCAGCCAGCATGTGGTCACCATCCTGCCTCCCCAGGCCCACCTGGTGCCTCCACCTTCTGACCCACTGGGCTCTGAGCTCTTCAGCCCTGGAGGGTCCACACGGGACCTTCTAGGCCAGGAGGAGGAGCCAAAGCAGAAGGCAGCCTGCAGGTCCCTGCCCTGTGCCCGCTGGAATCTTACCCATTTTGCCCGCTATCAGTTTGCCCCCTTGCTGCTCCAGTCACAGGTCAAG GCCATCGTGCTGGTGCTTTTTGGCACTCTTCTGGGCCTGAGCCTCTACGGAGCCACACTGGTGCAAGACGGGCTGGCCCTGACGGATGTGGTGCCTCGGGGCACCAAGGAGCATGCCTTCCTGAGCGCCCAGCTCAGGTACTTCTCCCTGTACGAGGTGGCCCTGGTGACCCAGGGTGGCTTCGACTACGCCCACTCCCAACGCGCCCTCTTTGATCTGCACCAGCGCTTCAGTTCCCTCAAGGCCGTGCTGCCCCCACCGGCCACCCAGGAACCCCGCACCTGGCTGCACTATTACCGAAACTGGCTACAGG GAATCCAGGCTGCGTTTGATCAGGACTGGGCTTCTGGGCGCATCACTCGCCACTCGTACCGCAATGGCTCTGAGGATGGGGCCCTGGCCTACAAGCTGCTCATCCAGACCGGAGACTCCCAGGAGCCTCTGGATTTCAGCCAG CTGACCACAAGGAAGCTGGTGGACAGAGAGGGACTGATTCCACCCGAGCTCTTCTACGTGGGGCTGACCGTGTGGGTGAGCAGTGACCCCCTGGGTCTGGCAGCCTCACAGGCCAACTTCTACCCCCCACCTCCTGAATGGCTGCACGACAAATACGATACCACAGGGGAGAACCTTCGCA TCCCGCCAGCTCAGCCCTTGGAGTTTGCCCAGTTCCCCTTCCTGCTGCGGGGCCTCCGGAAGACTGCAGACTTTGTGGAGGCCATCGAGGGGGCCCGGGCAGCATGTGCAGAGGCGGGCCAGGCTGGGGTGAATGCCTACCCCAGCGGCTCCCCCTTCCTCTTCTGGGAGCAGTATCTCGGATTGCGGCGCTGCTTCCTGCTGGCCATCTGCATCCTGCTGGTGTGCACTTTCCTTGTCTGTGCCCTTCTGCTCCTCAACCCCTGGACGGCTGGCCTCATA GTGCTGGTCCTGGCGATGATGACCGTGGAGCTGTTTGGTATCATGGGTTTCCTGGGCATCAAGCTGAGCGCCATCCCCGTGGTGATCCTCGTGGCCTCTGTAGGCATTGGCATTGAGTTCACAGTACATGTGGCTCTG GGCTTCCTGACTACCCAGGGTAGCCGGAACCTGCGGGCTGCCCGTGCCCTGGAGCACACATTTGCCCCTGTGACTGATGGGGCCATCTCTACATTGCTGGGTCTGCTCATGCTTGCTGGTTCCAACTTTGACTTCATTGTAAG GTACTTCTTCGTGGTGCTGACAGTGCTTACGCTCCTCGGCCTCCTCCACGGACTTGTGCTGCTGCCTGTGCTGCTGTCTATCCTGGGCCCGCCACCAGAG GTGATACAGATGTACAAGGAAAGCCCTGAGGTCCTGAGTCCACCAGCTCCACAGGGAGGCGGGCTTAGGTGGGGGgcagccccctccctcccccagagCTTTGCCAGAGTGACTACCTCCATGACCGTGGCCATCCACCCACCCCCGCTGCCTGGTGCCTATATCCACCCAGCCTCTGATGAGCCCCCTTGGTCCCCTGCTGCCACCAGCTCTGGCAACCTCAGTTCCAGGGGACCAGGTCCAGCCACTGGGTGA
- the PTCH2 gene encoding protein patched homolog 2 isoform X3, with the protein MTRSPPLRELPPSYTPPARTAAPQILAGSLKAPLWLRAYFQGLLFSLGFGIQRHCGKVLFLGLLAFGALALGLRVAIIETNLEQLWVEVGSRVSQELHYTKEKLGEEAAYTSQMLIQTSRQEGENILTPEALGLHLQAALTASKVQVSLYGKSWDLNKICYKSGVPLIENGMIERMIEKLFPCVILTPLDCFWEGAKLQGGSAYLPGRPDIQWTNLDPEQLLEELGPFASLEGFRELLDKAQVGQAYVGRPCLHPDDLHCPPSAPNHHSRQVPNVADELSGGCHGFSHKFMHWQEELLLGGTARNPQGQLLRAEALQSTFLLMSPRQLYEHFRGDYQTHDIGWSEEQAGTVLQAWQRRFVQLAQEALPENASQQIHAFSSTTLDDILHAFSEVSAARVVGGYLLMLAYACVTMLRWDCAQSQGAVGLAGVLLVALAVASGLGLCALLGITFNAATTQVHQDYRANSVPVTRLHGSSSCPLSAPPGAALPGSGNWRGSRIPAGTRLHRGSAWHPSPGPNGRVSAAHGHQCGPHIHQQHGRLPHGCPRSHPCTASLLPAAILSLDLRRRHCQRLDVLCCFSSPCSARVIQILPQELGDRTVPVGITHLTATVQAFTHCEASSQHVVTILPPQAHLVPPPSDPLGSELFSPGGSTRDLLGQEEEPKQKAACRSLPCARWNLTHFARYQFAPLLLQSQVKAIVLVLFGTLLGLSLYGATLVQDGLALTDVVPRGTKEHAFLSAQLRYFSLYEVALVTQGGFDYAHSQRALFDLHQRFSSLKAVLPPPATQEPRTWLHYYRNWLQGIQAAFDQDWASGRITRHSYRNGSEDGALAYKLLIQTGDSQEPLDFSQLTTRKLVDREGLIPPELFYVGLTVWVSSDPLGLAASQANFYPPPPEWLHDKYDTTGENLRIPPAQPLEFAQFPFLLRGLRKTADFVEAIEGARAACAEAGQAGVNAYPSGSPFLFWEQYLGLRRCFLLAICILLVCTFLVCALLLLNPWTAGLIVLVLAMMTVELFGIMGFLGIKLSAIPVVILVASVGIGIEFTVHVALGFLTTQGSRNLRAARALEHTFAPVTDGAISTLLGLLMLAGSNFDFIVRYFFVVLTVLTLLGLLHGLVLLPVLLSILGPPPEVIQMYKESPEVLSPPAPQGGGLRWGAAPSLPQSFARVTTSMTVAIHPPPLPGAYIHPASDEPPWSPAATSSGNLSSRGPGPATG; encoded by the exons ATGACTCGGTCGCCGCCCCTCAGAGAGCTGCCTCCGAGTTACACACCCCCAGCTCGAACCGCAGCACCTCAG ATCCTAGCTGGGAGCCTAAAGGCTCCACTCTGGCTTCGTGCTTACTTCCAGGGCCTGCTCTTCTCTCTGGGCTTTGGGATCCAGAGACACTGTGGCAAAGTGCTCTTTCTGGGACTGTTGGCCTTTGGGGCCCTGGCATTAGGTCTTCGCGTGGCTATTATTGAGACAAACCTGGAACAGCTCTGGGTAGAAG TGGGCAGCCGGGTGAGCCAGGAGCTGCATTACACCAAGGAGAAGCTGGGGGAGGAGGCTGCATACACCTCTCAGATGCTGATACAGACCTCACGCCAGGAGGGAGAGAACATCCTCACGCCTGAAGCGCttggcctccacctccaggcaGCCCTCACTGCCAGTAAAGTCCAAGTATCACTCTATGGGAA GTCCTGGGATTTGAACAAAATCTGCTATAAGTCAGGAGTTCCCCTTATTGAAAATGGAATGATTGAGCGG ATGATTGAGAAGCTGTTTCCGTGCGTGATCCTCACACCCCTCGACTGCTTCTGGGAGGGAGCCAAACTCCAAGGGGGCTCCGCCTACCTGCC TGGCCGCCCGGATATCCAGTGGACCAACCTGGATCCAGAGCAGCTGCTGGAGGAGCTGGGTCCCTTTGCCTCCCTTGAGGGCTTCCGGGAGCTGCTAGACAAGGCACAGGTGGGCCAGGCCTACGTGGGGCGGCCCTGTCTGCACCCTGACGACCTCCACTGCCCACCTAGTGCCCCCAACCATCACAGCAGGCAG GTTCCCAATGTGGCTGACGAGCTGAGCGGGGGCTGCCATGGCTTCTCCCACAAATTCATGCACTGGCAGGAGGAATTGCTGCTGGGAGGCACGGCCAGAAACCCCCAAGGGCAGCTGCTGAG GGCAGAGGCCCTGCAGAGCACCTTCTTGCTGATGAGTCCACGCCAGCTGTATGAGCATTTCCGGGGTGACTATCAGACGCATGACATAGGCTGGAGTGAGGAACAGGCTGGCACAGTGCTACAAGCCTGGCAGCGGCGCTTTGTGCAG CTGGCCCAGGAGGCCCTGCCTGAGAACGCTTCCCAGCAGATCCACGCCTTCTCCTCCACCACCTTGGATGACATCCTGCATGCATTCTCTGAAGTCAGTGCTGCCCGTGTGGTGGGAGGCTACCTGCTCATG CTGGCCTATGCCTGTGTGACCATGCTGCGGTGGGACTGTGCCCAGTCCCAGGGTGCCGTGGGCCTCGCTGGGGTGCTGCTGGTGGCCCTGGCAGTGGCCTCAGGCCTTGGGCTCTGTGCCCTGCTCGGCATCACCTTCAATGCTGCCACTACCCAGGTACACCAGGACTACAGGGCCAACTCAGTGCCAGTCACCAGGCTACATGGGTCCTCCAGCTGCCCGCTCTCTGCCCCTCCAGGTGCTGCCCTTCCTGGCTCTGGGAATTGGCGTGGATCACGTATTCCTGCTGGCACACGCCTTCACAGAGGCTCTGCCTGGCACCCGTCTCCAG GACCAAATGGGCGAGTGTCTGCAGCGCACGGGCACCAGTGTGGTCCTCACATCCATCAACAACATGGCCGCCTTCCTCATGGCTGCCCTCGTTCCCATCCCTGCACTGCGAGCCTTCTCCCTGCAG CCATCCTCAGCCTGGACCTACGGCGGCGCCACTGCCAGCGCCTGGATGTGCTCTGCTGCTTCTCCAG TCCCTGCTCTGCTCGGGTGATTCAGATCCTTCCCCAGGAGCTGGGGGACAGGACAGTACCAGTGGGCATTACCCACCTGACGGCCACAGTTCAAGCCTTTACCCACTGTGAAGCCAGCAGCCAGCATGTGGTCACCATCCTGCCTCCCCAGGCCCACCTGGTGCCTCCACCTTCTGACCCACTGGGCTCTGAGCTCTTCAGCCCTGGAGGGTCCACACGGGACCTTCTAGGCCAGGAGGAGGAGCCAAAGCAGAAGGCAGCCTGCAGGTCCCTGCCCTGTGCCCGCTGGAATCTTACCCATTTTGCCCGCTATCAGTTTGCCCCCTTGCTGCTCCAGTCACAGGTCAAG GCCATCGTGCTGGTGCTTTTTGGCACTCTTCTGGGCCTGAGCCTCTACGGAGCCACACTGGTGCAAGACGGGCTGGCCCTGACGGATGTGGTGCCTCGGGGCACCAAGGAGCATGCCTTCCTGAGCGCCCAGCTCAGGTACTTCTCCCTGTACGAGGTGGCCCTGGTGACCCAGGGTGGCTTCGACTACGCCCACTCCCAACGCGCCCTCTTTGATCTGCACCAGCGCTTCAGTTCCCTCAAGGCCGTGCTGCCCCCACCGGCCACCCAGGAACCCCGCACCTGGCTGCACTATTACCGAAACTGGCTACAGG GAATCCAGGCTGCGTTTGATCAGGACTGGGCTTCTGGGCGCATCACTCGCCACTCGTACCGCAATGGCTCTGAGGATGGGGCCCTGGCCTACAAGCTGCTCATCCAGACCGGAGACTCCCAGGAGCCTCTGGATTTCAGCCAG CTGACCACAAGGAAGCTGGTGGACAGAGAGGGACTGATTCCACCCGAGCTCTTCTACGTGGGGCTGACCGTGTGGGTGAGCAGTGACCCCCTGGGTCTGGCAGCCTCACAGGCCAACTTCTACCCCCCACCTCCTGAATGGCTGCACGACAAATACGATACCACAGGGGAGAACCTTCGCA TCCCGCCAGCTCAGCCCTTGGAGTTTGCCCAGTTCCCCTTCCTGCTGCGGGGCCTCCGGAAGACTGCAGACTTTGTGGAGGCCATCGAGGGGGCCCGGGCAGCATGTGCAGAGGCGGGCCAGGCTGGGGTGAATGCCTACCCCAGCGGCTCCCCCTTCCTCTTCTGGGAGCAGTATCTCGGATTGCGGCGCTGCTTCCTGCTGGCCATCTGCATCCTGCTGGTGTGCACTTTCCTTGTCTGTGCCCTTCTGCTCCTCAACCCCTGGACGGCTGGCCTCATA GTGCTGGTCCTGGCGATGATGACCGTGGAGCTGTTTGGTATCATGGGTTTCCTGGGCATCAAGCTGAGCGCCATCCCCGTGGTGATCCTCGTGGCCTCTGTAGGCATTGGCATTGAGTTCACAGTACATGTGGCTCTG GGCTTCCTGACTACCCAGGGTAGCCGGAACCTGCGGGCTGCCCGTGCCCTGGAGCACACATTTGCCCCTGTGACTGATGGGGCCATCTCTACATTGCTGGGTCTGCTCATGCTTGCTGGTTCCAACTTTGACTTCATTGTAAG GTACTTCTTCGTGGTGCTGACAGTGCTTACGCTCCTCGGCCTCCTCCACGGACTTGTGCTGCTGCCTGTGCTGCTGTCTATCCTGGGCCCGCCACCAGAG GTGATACAGATGTACAAGGAAAGCCCTGAGGTCCTGAGTCCACCAGCTCCACAGGGAGGCGGGCTTAGGTGGGGGgcagccccctccctcccccagagCTTTGCCAGAGTGACTACCTCCATGACCGTGGCCATCCACCCACCCCCGCTGCCTGGTGCCTATATCCACCCAGCCTCTGATGAGCCCCCTTGGTCCCCTGCTGCCACCAGCTCTGGCAACCTCAGTTCCAGGGGACCAGGTCCAGCCACTGGGTGA
- the PTCH2 gene encoding protein patched homolog 2 isoform X1, which produces MTRSPPLRELPPSYTPPARTAAPQILAGSLKAPLWLRAYFQGLLFSLGFGIQRHCGKVLFLGLLAFGALALGLRVAIIETNLEQLWVEVGSRVSQELHYTKEKLGEEAAYTSQMLIQTSRQEGENILTPEALGLHLQAALTASKVQVSLYGKSWDLNKICYKSGVPLIENGMIERMIEKLFPCVILTPLDCFWEGAKLQGGSAYLPGRPDIQWTNLDPEQLLEELGPFASLEGFRELLDKAQVGQAYVGRPCLHPDDLHCPPSAPNHHSRQVPNVADELSGGCHGFSHKFMHWQEELLLGGTARNPQGQLLRAEALQSTFLLMSPRQLYEHFRGDYQTHDIGWSEEQAGTVLQAWQRRFVQLAQEALPENASQQIHAFSSTTLDDILHAFSEVSAARVVGGYLLMLAYACVTMLRWDCAQSQGAVGLAGVLLVALAVASGLGLCALLGITFNAATTQVHQDYRANSVPVTRLHGSSSCPLSAPPGAALPGSGNWRGSRIPAGTRLHRGSAWHPSPGPNGRVSAAHGHQCGPHIHQQHGRLPHGCPRSHPCTASLLPAGEASRGAAQGECGAEAELHPAFMPLLSIPQAAIVVGCTFVAVMLVFPAILSLDLRRRHCQRLDVLCCFSSPCSARVIQILPQELGDRTVPVGITHLTATVQAFTHCEASSQHVVTILPPQAHLVPPPSDPLGSELFSPGGSTRDLLGQEEEPKQKAACRSLPCARWNLTHFARYQFAPLLLQSQVKAIVLVLFGTLLGLSLYGATLVQDGLALTDVVPRGTKEHAFLSAQLRYFSLYEVALVTQGGFDYAHSQRALFDLHQRFSSLKAVLPPPATQEPRTWLHYYRNWLQGIQAAFDQDWASGRITRHSYRNGSEDGALAYKLLIQTGDSQEPLDFSQLTTRKLVDREGLIPPELFYVGLTVWVSSDPLGLAASQANFYPPPPEWLHDKYDTTGENLRIPPAQPLEFAQFPFLLRGLRKTADFVEAIEGARAACAEAGQAGVNAYPSGSPFLFWEQYLGLRRCFLLAICILLVCTFLVCALLLLNPWTAGLIVLVLAMMTVELFGIMGFLGIKLSAIPVVILVASVGIGIEFTVHVALGFLTTQGSRNLRAARALEHTFAPVTDGAISTLLGLLMLAGSNFDFIVRYFFVVLTVLTLLGLLHGLVLLPVLLSILGPPPEVIQMYKESPEVLSPPAPQGGGLRWGAAPSLPQSFARVTTSMTVAIHPPPLPGAYIHPASDEPPWSPAATSSGNLSSRGPGPATG; this is translated from the exons ATGACTCGGTCGCCGCCCCTCAGAGAGCTGCCTCCGAGTTACACACCCCCAGCTCGAACCGCAGCACCTCAG ATCCTAGCTGGGAGCCTAAAGGCTCCACTCTGGCTTCGTGCTTACTTCCAGGGCCTGCTCTTCTCTCTGGGCTTTGGGATCCAGAGACACTGTGGCAAAGTGCTCTTTCTGGGACTGTTGGCCTTTGGGGCCCTGGCATTAGGTCTTCGCGTGGCTATTATTGAGACAAACCTGGAACAGCTCTGGGTAGAAG TGGGCAGCCGGGTGAGCCAGGAGCTGCATTACACCAAGGAGAAGCTGGGGGAGGAGGCTGCATACACCTCTCAGATGCTGATACAGACCTCACGCCAGGAGGGAGAGAACATCCTCACGCCTGAAGCGCttggcctccacctccaggcaGCCCTCACTGCCAGTAAAGTCCAAGTATCACTCTATGGGAA GTCCTGGGATTTGAACAAAATCTGCTATAAGTCAGGAGTTCCCCTTATTGAAAATGGAATGATTGAGCGG ATGATTGAGAAGCTGTTTCCGTGCGTGATCCTCACACCCCTCGACTGCTTCTGGGAGGGAGCCAAACTCCAAGGGGGCTCCGCCTACCTGCC TGGCCGCCCGGATATCCAGTGGACCAACCTGGATCCAGAGCAGCTGCTGGAGGAGCTGGGTCCCTTTGCCTCCCTTGAGGGCTTCCGGGAGCTGCTAGACAAGGCACAGGTGGGCCAGGCCTACGTGGGGCGGCCCTGTCTGCACCCTGACGACCTCCACTGCCCACCTAGTGCCCCCAACCATCACAGCAGGCAG GTTCCCAATGTGGCTGACGAGCTGAGCGGGGGCTGCCATGGCTTCTCCCACAAATTCATGCACTGGCAGGAGGAATTGCTGCTGGGAGGCACGGCCAGAAACCCCCAAGGGCAGCTGCTGAG GGCAGAGGCCCTGCAGAGCACCTTCTTGCTGATGAGTCCACGCCAGCTGTATGAGCATTTCCGGGGTGACTATCAGACGCATGACATAGGCTGGAGTGAGGAACAGGCTGGCACAGTGCTACAAGCCTGGCAGCGGCGCTTTGTGCAG CTGGCCCAGGAGGCCCTGCCTGAGAACGCTTCCCAGCAGATCCACGCCTTCTCCTCCACCACCTTGGATGACATCCTGCATGCATTCTCTGAAGTCAGTGCTGCCCGTGTGGTGGGAGGCTACCTGCTCATG CTGGCCTATGCCTGTGTGACCATGCTGCGGTGGGACTGTGCCCAGTCCCAGGGTGCCGTGGGCCTCGCTGGGGTGCTGCTGGTGGCCCTGGCAGTGGCCTCAGGCCTTGGGCTCTGTGCCCTGCTCGGCATCACCTTCAATGCTGCCACTACCCAGGTACACCAGGACTACAGGGCCAACTCAGTGCCAGTCACCAGGCTACATGGGTCCTCCAGCTGCCCGCTCTCTGCCCCTCCAGGTGCTGCCCTTCCTGGCTCTGGGAATTGGCGTGGATCACGTATTCCTGCTGGCACACGCCTTCACAGAGGCTCTGCCTGGCACCCGTCTCCAG GACCAAATGGGCGAGTGTCTGCAGCGCACGGGCACCAGTGTGGTCCTCACATCCATCAACAACATGGCCGCCTTCCTCATGGCTGCCCTCGTTCCCATCCCTGCACTGCGAGCCTTCTCCCTGCAGGTGAGGCCTCACGAGGGGCAGCCCAGGGTGAGTGTGGAGCTGAGGCCGAGCTTCATCCAGCCTTCATGCCCCTCCTGTCCATCCCCCAGGCGGCCATAGTGGTTGGCTGCACCTTTGTAGCCGTGATGCTTGTCTTCCCAGCCATCCTCAGCCTGGACCTACGGCGGCGCCACTGCCAGCGCCTGGATGTGCTCTGCTGCTTCTCCAG TCCCTGCTCTGCTCGGGTGATTCAGATCCTTCCCCAGGAGCTGGGGGACAGGACAGTACCAGTGGGCATTACCCACCTGACGGCCACAGTTCAAGCCTTTACCCACTGTGAAGCCAGCAGCCAGCATGTGGTCACCATCCTGCCTCCCCAGGCCCACCTGGTGCCTCCACCTTCTGACCCACTGGGCTCTGAGCTCTTCAGCCCTGGAGGGTCCACACGGGACCTTCTAGGCCAGGAGGAGGAGCCAAAGCAGAAGGCAGCCTGCAGGTCCCTGCCCTGTGCCCGCTGGAATCTTACCCATTTTGCCCGCTATCAGTTTGCCCCCTTGCTGCTCCAGTCACAGGTCAAG GCCATCGTGCTGGTGCTTTTTGGCACTCTTCTGGGCCTGAGCCTCTACGGAGCCACACTGGTGCAAGACGGGCTGGCCCTGACGGATGTGGTGCCTCGGGGCACCAAGGAGCATGCCTTCCTGAGCGCCCAGCTCAGGTACTTCTCCCTGTACGAGGTGGCCCTGGTGACCCAGGGTGGCTTCGACTACGCCCACTCCCAACGCGCCCTCTTTGATCTGCACCAGCGCTTCAGTTCCCTCAAGGCCGTGCTGCCCCCACCGGCCACCCAGGAACCCCGCACCTGGCTGCACTATTACCGAAACTGGCTACAGG GAATCCAGGCTGCGTTTGATCAGGACTGGGCTTCTGGGCGCATCACTCGCCACTCGTACCGCAATGGCTCTGAGGATGGGGCCCTGGCCTACAAGCTGCTCATCCAGACCGGAGACTCCCAGGAGCCTCTGGATTTCAGCCAG CTGACCACAAGGAAGCTGGTGGACAGAGAGGGACTGATTCCACCCGAGCTCTTCTACGTGGGGCTGACCGTGTGGGTGAGCAGTGACCCCCTGGGTCTGGCAGCCTCACAGGCCAACTTCTACCCCCCACCTCCTGAATGGCTGCACGACAAATACGATACCACAGGGGAGAACCTTCGCA TCCCGCCAGCTCAGCCCTTGGAGTTTGCCCAGTTCCCCTTCCTGCTGCGGGGCCTCCGGAAGACTGCAGACTTTGTGGAGGCCATCGAGGGGGCCCGGGCAGCATGTGCAGAGGCGGGCCAGGCTGGGGTGAATGCCTACCCCAGCGGCTCCCCCTTCCTCTTCTGGGAGCAGTATCTCGGATTGCGGCGCTGCTTCCTGCTGGCCATCTGCATCCTGCTGGTGTGCACTTTCCTTGTCTGTGCCCTTCTGCTCCTCAACCCCTGGACGGCTGGCCTCATA GTGCTGGTCCTGGCGATGATGACCGTGGAGCTGTTTGGTATCATGGGTTTCCTGGGCATCAAGCTGAGCGCCATCCCCGTGGTGATCCTCGTGGCCTCTGTAGGCATTGGCATTGAGTTCACAGTACATGTGGCTCTG GGCTTCCTGACTACCCAGGGTAGCCGGAACCTGCGGGCTGCCCGTGCCCTGGAGCACACATTTGCCCCTGTGACTGATGGGGCCATCTCTACATTGCTGGGTCTGCTCATGCTTGCTGGTTCCAACTTTGACTTCATTGTAAG GTACTTCTTCGTGGTGCTGACAGTGCTTACGCTCCTCGGCCTCCTCCACGGACTTGTGCTGCTGCCTGTGCTGCTGTCTATCCTGGGCCCGCCACCAGAG GTGATACAGATGTACAAGGAAAGCCCTGAGGTCCTGAGTCCACCAGCTCCACAGGGAGGCGGGCTTAGGTGGGGGgcagccccctccctcccccagagCTTTGCCAGAGTGACTACCTCCATGACCGTGGCCATCCACCCACCCCCGCTGCCTGGTGCCTATATCCACCCAGCCTCTGATGAGCCCCCTTGGTCCCCTGCTGCCACCAGCTCTGGCAACCTCAGTTCCAGGGGACCAGGTCCAGCCACTGGGTGA